The following nucleotide sequence is from Cytobacillus sp. IB215665.
GCTTATTAATAGCAGCACCTTATGCAAAAGAAACTGTTAACATAGCAATATTAGATCACATTGTTCAAAAGTCCTATGTAAATATTACATTAGATTTAATGAAAGAATTTGGTGCAGAAATTCAATATGATAAAAACCTTAGCCATATAAAAATTGAGCCAAAGAGATATGTAGCTCAACACATTCATATAGAGCCCGACGTATCTACAGCAAGTTATTTCTTAGCTTTAGCTGCGATAACTAACGGCAGAATACGTATACCAAATATCAATTATCAAACGAAGCAGCCAGATATTCAATTAACTGATATATTAGCTCGTATGGGCTGTAAGGTTACGAAAGGAGCTAATTATATCGAATTACAAGGACCACCGAAGTTAAAGGGTGGCTTCGAAATAAGTATGAAAGAGATGTCAGATCAAGCATTAACCGTTGCAGCAATTGCACCGTTTGCTGACGGACCAATTACCATTAAAGAAGTAGCTCATATTAGACATCATGAATCAGATCGAATAACTGCCATTTGTACTTCTCTTTCAAAACTAAATATTAAAGTGACAGAATTTGAAGATGGTTTAACTGTCTATCCAGGAGAACCAACCCCAACATTATTACATTCTTACGATGACCATAGAGTCGCCATGGCTCTATCACTGATTGGTTCTCGTGTTGAGGGGATAATGATAGATAATCCGGGATGTGTTTCAAAAACATGTCCAACTTATTTTGATTTATTACGAGAGCTAGGATTAGATGTTTCCTAGACCGTATAATGGTATTTATCAAAGGCTGTTTTTACATTTATAGTTGTTTTTCGCTATAGAAATAAACCCATATGGCACCATTTCTCCTCTAAAAACTATATAAATTATATAATTTACATCAGATAGTCAAAATTAAGAGAATAAATCAACAAAAGTTTACGAAAATAGCCATTATTAAATAGTAAGGTTCGGAAATATCTCAAACAACTGTAGTCATTCAGTAAGTCTAGGAACAGAAAGTTCTTTCGTTTTTATCTTTTTCCGGCAGAAGACTCTCACCTCAAGGAATGAGAAGGGCAAAGCCTAATGAGTAGGTGTGAGATGAATGTCGGTTGGTGTCAGCCAAAACTATTGGTAGAATATACTTGTACAGATTGCTCTTTGAAAACTGAAGATATGAGGTTGTTGTAGGAATTCGTCTGCAACGTAAAATCTTCAACGTTCCATCGCCCACGCTCGCCGAAGT
It contains:
- the aroA gene encoding 3-phosphoshikimate 1-carboxyvinyltransferase produces the protein MKNSLIDMKARSPWSSLKDTNVIKISPKIGNINGIVTIPGSKSFTNRALILSALATGKSVISGVLKSDDSYWCLETLRNLGVGISINDDIVSIEGLNGTWSERNEPLYIGAAGTIARFLPAVLAIANKGSWEIHASKRMSERPIKPLIDALLRTEASIKYLGQDGYYPLMVKGSGLKGGDISISGALSSQFISGLLIAAPYAKETVNIAILDHIVQKSYVNITLDLMKEFGAEIQYDKNLSHIKIEPKRYVAQHIHIEPDVSTASYFLALAAITNGRIRIPNINYQTKQPDIQLTDILARMGCKVTKGANYIELQGPPKLKGGFEISMKEMSDQALTVAAIAPFADGPITIKEVAHIRHHESDRITAICTSLSKLNIKVTEFEDGLTVYPGEPTPTLLHSYDDHRVAMALSLIGSRVEGIMIDNPGCVSKTCPTYFDLLRELGLDVS